In a single window of the Oryctolagus cuniculus chromosome 2, mOryCun1.1, whole genome shotgun sequence genome:
- the TLR10 gene encoding toll-like receptor 10 isoform X1 codes for MRLIRSIYLCCTIVISVEGWAPKLPEERELTTNLSNLSLRKVPTDLAPASTTVDLSYNLLSELQNSDFHSVSKLKILILCHNSLQQLDIKSFEFNKELRYLDVSHNRLNVVTWYPLASLKHVDLSFNRFDTMPISEETGHMSQLETLGLSGAKIQKSDFQKISHLHLNTVILGLRTLSHYEEGSLPILNTTKLHIVLPMNVNFWALLCDGLKTSKILEMTNIDGKSQFVSYETRHDLILENAKTSILLFNKVDLLWDDLLLVFQFVWHTSVEYFQIENVTFGGIVYLDHESFDYTSTVMRTVKLEHVHFRVFNIPQDRIYLLFTKMDIENLTISDAQMPHMLFPNSPTRFQYLNFANNILTDDLLKKPAQLPDLKTLILKGNKLETLSLASCFVSLTPVMHLDLSQNLLQHQNDDNCSWPDTLLTMDLSSNKLAGSVFRCLPRSIQTLDLNNNKIQTIPKEIIHLTSLQELNIALNFLTDLPECSHFRKLSVLNVEMNLILSPSLNFLQSCQEVRTLNVGKNPFQCTCDLRDFIQLGKHSEGMLLGWSDSYLCEYPLNLKGTQLKDVYLPELSCNTALLIATIVAIVLVLGMAVAFSCLCLDLPWYLRMLGQWIQIRLRVGEATQEQLRRNVQFHAFIAYSERDSLWVKSALIPSLEKEDGSVLICIYERNFDPGKSMTENIIDCIEKSYKSIFILSPDFVQSEWCHYEGIAHHDLFRDNSDHIIFILLEPVPFYCIPTRYQKLKDLMGRKALLEWPKSRHKCRLVLANLRAAIDVNLSDNRQACELQTFTGLNEQARGSASSLIRTDCL; via the coding sequence ATGAGACTTATCAGAAGCATTTACTTGTGTTGTACTATTGTGATATCAGTGGAGGGCTGGGCCCCAAAGCTGCCAGAGGAAAGAGAATTGACAACCAACCTCAGCAACTTGTCTCTGAGAAAGGTTCCCACAGACTTAGCCCCAGCCTCAACCACAGTAGATTTATCCTACAACCTCCTTTCCGAACTCCAGAATTCAGATTTTCATTCCGTCTCCAAACTGAAAATTTTGATTCTGTGCCATAATAGTCTCCAGCAACTGGATATCAAGAGCTTTGAGTTCAACAAAGAGTTACGATATTTAGATGTGTCTCACAACAGACTGAACGTCGTAACCTGGTATCCGTTGGCCAGTCTCAAACATGTAGATCTCTCCTTTAATCGTTTTGACACCATGCCCATCAGTGAGGAGACTGGCCACATGTCACAGCTGGAAACCCTGGGGCTGAGTGGGGCAAAAATCCAAAAATCGGATTTCCAGAAAATTTCTCACCTGCATCTCAATACTGTCATCTTAGGACTGAGAACCCTCTCTCATTATGAAGAAGGCAGCCTGCCCATCTTAAACACAACAAAACTTCATATTGTTCTACCGATGAACGTCAATTTTTGGGCACTCTTGTGTGATGGACTGAAGACTtcaaaaatactagaaatgacaAATATAGATGGCAAAAGCCAATTTGTAAGTTATGAAACTCGACACGATCTCATTTTGGAGAATGCCAAGACATCCATTCTGTTATTTAATAAAGTTGATTTGCTCTGGGATGACCTTCTCCTTGTATTCCAGTTTGTTTGGCATACTTCAGTGGAATACTTCCAAATCGAAAATGTGACTTTTGGAGGTATTGTTTATCTTGACCACGAATCCTTTGACTATACAAGCACTGTGATGAGAACTGTAAAATTGGAGCATGTTCATTTCAGAGTTTTTAATATCCCACAGGATAGAATCTACTTGCTTTTCACCAAAatggacatagaaaacctgacaATATCAGATGCCCAAATGCCACACATGCTTTTCCCTAATTCTCCTACAAGGTTCCAGTATTTAAATTTTGCCAATAACATCTTAACGGATGACCTGCTTAAAAAACCTGCCCAACTGCCTGATCTGAAAACTCTCATTCTGAAGGGAAATAAACTGGAGACGCTTTCGTTGGCGAGTTGCTTTGTTAGCCTCACACCGGTAATGCACTTGGATCTGAGCCAAAATCTATTACAACATCAAAATGATGACAATTGCTCATGGCCAGACACCTTGCTTACCATGGATCTGTCGTCCAATAAATTGGCTGGCTCTGTTTTCAGGTGCTTGCCCAGAAGTATTCAAACACTCGATCTGAATAATAACaaaattcaaactatccctaagGAGATTATCCATCTGACGTCCTTACAAGAGTTAAACATCGCATTGAATTTTCTAACTGATCTCCCTGAATGCAGTCATTTCAGAAAACTCTCAGTGCTGAACGTTGAAATGAACTTGATTCTCAGCCCCTCTCTGAATTTTTTGCAGAGCTGCCAGGAAGTTCGGACTCTAAATGTGGGGAAAAATCCATTCCAGTGTACTTGTGACTTAAGAGATTTCATTCAGCTTGGGAAACACTCAGAGGGCATGCTGCTTGGATGGTCCGACTCGTACCTCTGTGAATACCCTTTGAATCTAAAGGGCACTCAGCTAAAGGATGTTTACCTTCCCGAATTATCTTGCAACACCGCTCTGTTAATTGCCACCATTGTGGCTATTGTGCTAGTTCTGGGGATGGCTGTGGCCTTTAGCTGCCTCTGCCTGGACCTGCCCTGGTATCTCAGGATGCTAGGTCAATGGATACAAATACGTCTCAGGGTTGGGGAAGCAACCCAAGAACAACTCAGGAGAAATGTCCAGTTCCATGCCTTCATTGCATATAGTGAACGTGATTCTCTCTGGGTGAAGAGTGCATTGATCCCCAGTCTAGAGAAAGAAGATGGTTCtgtcttgatttgcatttatgAGAGAAACTTTGACCCTGGCAAGAGCATGACTGAAAATATCATCGATTGCATTGAGAAAAGCTATAAATCCATCTTTATTTTGTCTCCCGACTTTGTGCAGAGTGAGTGGTGCCATTACGAAGGGATTGCCCACCATGATCTCTTCCGTGACAATTctgatcatataatttttatcttaCTGGAACCTGTCCCATTCTACTGCATTCCCACTAGGTATCAGAAGCTGAAAGATCTCATGGGAAGGAAAGCACTCTTGGAATGGCCCAAGAGTAGGCATAAGTGTAGGCTTGTTTTGGCAAACCTTCGAGCTGCTATTGATGTGAATTTATCAGATAACAGACAAGCGTGTGAACTACAGACATTCACAGGACTGAACGAACAGGCCCGAGGTTCTGCAAGCTCTCTGATAAGAACCGACTGCCTATAA
- the TLR10 gene encoding toll-like receptor 10 (The RefSeq protein has 13 substitutions compared to this genomic sequence), translating to MRLIRSIYLCCTIVISVDRWAPKLPEERELTSNLSNLSLRKVPTDGAPASTTVDLSYNLLSELQNSDFHSVSKLKILILCHNSLQQLDIKSFEFNKELRYLDVSHNRLNVVTSYPLASLKHVDLWFNRFDTMPISEETGHMSQLETLGLSGAKIQKSDFQKISHLHLNTVILGLRTLSHYEEGSLPILNTTKLHIVLPMNVNFWALLCDGLKTSKILEMTNIDGKSQFVSYETRHDLILENAKTSILLFNKVDLLWEDLLLVFQFVWHTSVEYFQIENVTFGGTVYLDHESFDYTSTVMRTVKLEHVHFRVFNIPQDRIYLLFTKMDIENLTISDAQMPHMLFPNSPTRFQYLNFANNILTDDLLLKPAQLPDLKTLILKGNKLETLSLASCFVSLTPVMHLDLRENLLQHQNDDNCSWPDTLLTMDLSSNKLAGSVFRCLPRSIQTLDLNNNKIQTIPKEIIHLTSLRELNIALNFLTDLPECSHFRKLSVLNVEINLILSPSLNFLQSCQEVRTLNVGKNPFQCTCDLRDFIQLGKHSEGMLLGWSDSYLCEYPLNLKGTQLKDVYLPELSCNTALLIATIVAIVLVLGMAVAFSCLCLDLPWYLRMLGQWIQIRLRVGEATQEQLRRNVQFHAFIAYSERDSLWVKSALIPSLEKEDGSVLICIYERNFDPGKSMTENIIDCIEKSYKSIFILSPDFVQSEWCHYEGIAHHDLFRDNSDHIIFILLEPVPFYCIPTRYQKLKDLMGRKALLEWPKSRHKCRLVLANLRAAIDVNLSDNRQACELQTFTGLNEQARGSASSLIRTDCL from the coding sequence ATGAGACTTATCAGAAGCATTTACTTGTGTTGTACTATTGTGATATCAGTGGAGGGCTGGGCCCCAAAGCTGCCAGAGGAAAGAGAATTGACAACCAACCTCAGCAACTTGTCTCTGAGAAAGGTTCCCACAGACTTAGCCCCAGCCTCAACCACAGTAGATTTATCCTACAACCTCCTTTCCGAACTCCAGAATTCAGATTTTCATTCCGTCTCCAAACTGAAAATTTTGATTCTGTGCCATAATAGTCTCCAGCAACTGGATATCAAGAGCTTTGAGTTCAACAAAGAGTTACGATATTTAGATGTGTCTCACAACAGACTGAACGTCGTAACCTGGTATCCGTTGGCCAGTCTCAAACATGTAGATCTCTCCTTTAATCGTTTTGACACCATGCCCATCAGTGAGGAGACTGGCCACATGTCACAGCTGGAAACCCTGGGGCTGAGTGGGGCAAAAATCCAAAAATCGGATTTCCAGAAAATTTCTCACCTGCATCTCAATACTGTCATCTTAGGACTGAGAACCCTCTCTCATTATGAAGAAGGCAGCCTGCCCATCTTAAACACAACAAAACTTCATATTGTTCTACCGATGAACGTCAATTTTTGGGCACTCTTGTGTGATGGACTGAAGACTtcaaaaatactagaaatgacaAATATAGATGGCAAAAGCCAATTTGTAAGTTATGAAACTCGACACGATCTCATTTTGGAGAATGCCAAGACATCCATTCTGTTATTTAATAAAGTTGATTTGCTCTGGGATGACCTTCTCCTTGTATTCCAGTTTGTTTGGCATACTTCAGTGGAATACTTCCAAATCGAAAATGTGACTTTTGGAGGTATTGTTTATCTTGACCACGAATCCTTTGACTATACAAGCACTGTGATGAGAACTGTAAAATTGGAGCATGTTCATTTCAGAGTTTTTAATATCCCACAGGATAGAATCTACTTGCTTTTCACCAAAatggacatagaaaacctgacaATATCAGATGCCCAAATGCCACACATGCTTTTCCCTAATTCTCCTACAAGGTTCCAGTATTTAAATTTTGCCAATAACATCTTAACGGATGACCTGCTTAAAAAACCTGCCCAACTGCCTGATCTGAAAACTCTCATTCTGAAGGGAAATAAACTGGAGACGCTTTCGTTGGCGAGTTGCTTTGTTAGCCTCACACCGGTAATGCACTTGGATCTGAGCCAAAATCTATTACAACATCAAAATGATGACAATTGCTCATGGCCAGACACCTTGCTTACCATGGATCTGTCGTCCAATAAATTGGCTGGCTCTGTTTTCAGGTGCTTGCCCAGAAGTATTCAAACACTCGATCTGAATAATAACaaaattcaaactatccctaagGAGATTATCCATCTGACGTCCTTACAAGAGTTAAACATCGCATTGAATTTTCTAACTGATCTCCCTGAATGCAGTCATTTCAGAAAACTCTCAGTGCTGAACGTTGAAATGAACTTGATTCTCAGCCCCTCTCTGAATTTTTTGCAGAGCTGCCAGGAAGTTCGGACTCTAAATGTGGGGAAAAATCCATTCCAGTGTACTTGTGACTTAAGAGATTTCATTCAGCTTGGGAAACACTCAGAGGGCATGCTGCTTGGATGGTCCGACTCGTACCTCTGTGAATACCCTTTGAATCTAAAGGGCACTCAGCTAAAGGATGTTTACCTTCCCGAATTATCTTGCAACACCGCTCTGTTAATTGCCACCATTGTGGCTATTGTGCTAGTTCTGGGGATGGCTGTGGCCTTTAGCTGCCTCTGCCTGGACCTGCCCTGGTATCTCAGGATGCTAGGTCAATGGATACAAATACGTCTCAGGGTTGGGGAAGCAACCCAAGAACAACTCAGGAGAAATGTCCAGTTCCATGCCTTCATTGCATATAGTGAACGTGATTCTCTCTGGGTGAAGAGTGCATTGATCCCCAGTCTAGAGAAAGAAGATGGTTCtgtcttgatttgcatttatgAGAGAAACTTTGACCCTGGCAAGAGCATGACTGAAAATATCATCGATTGCATTGAGAAAAGCTATAAATCCATCTTTATTTTGTCTCCCGACTTTGTGCAGAGTGAGTGGTGCCATTACGAAGGGATTGCCCACCATGATCTCTTCCGTGACAATTctgatcatataatttttatcttaCTGGAACCTGTCCCATTCTACTGCATTCCCACTAGGTATCAGAAGCTGAAAGATCTCATGGGAAGGAAAGCACTCTTGGAATGGCCCAAGAGTAGGCATAAGTGTAGGCTTGTTTTGGCAAACCTTCGAGCTGCTATTGATGTGAATTTATCAGATAACAGACAAGCGTGTGAACTACAGACATTCACAGGACTGAACGAACAGGCCCGAGGTTCTGCAAGCTCTCTGATAAGAACCGACTGCCTATAA